One genomic window of Evansella cellulosilytica DSM 2522 includes the following:
- a CDS encoding DeoR family transcriptional regulator encodes MKPSTDRMMTRIKSIYLYIQKRGSVSTKELVEEFGTTQRTIQRDLNVLEYNDLVISRQRGKWTTTNKKIKVS; translated from the coding sequence TTGAAACCTTCAACTGACAGGATGATGACTAGGATAAAATCCATCTATCTTTATATTCAAAAAAGAGGAAGCGTCTCTACCAAAGAATTAGTTGAAGAATTCGGAACAACTCAGCGAACGATACAACGAGATTTAAATGTACTAGAGTATAATGACCTTGTCATTAGTCGGCAACGTGGGAAGTGGACAACTACAAATAAAAAGATTAAGGTATCATAA
- a CDS encoding pseudouridine synthase, which translates to MRIDKLLSNTGFGSRKEVKGLLKKGGVTVNSELIKDGKRQIDPSEDHIEVFGEVIEYKPFIYLMMNKPKGVISATEDVTDKTVVDLLATEHALYDPFPVGRLDKDTTGFMLLTNDGKLAHQLTSPKKKVDKTYRVHIDAPLTSADEASLIAGVELDDGYITKPAKLTYGNDNTVIFLTITEGKFHQVKRMFQALGRKVINLKRETIGPLKLDPSLLLGEYRELTDEEVAGLREQNKS; encoded by the coding sequence ATGAGAATTGATAAACTCTTATCTAATACTGGCTTTGGTTCTAGAAAAGAAGTGAAGGGCTTGCTAAAAAAAGGTGGGGTAACTGTTAATAGTGAATTAATAAAAGATGGAAAAAGGCAAATTGATCCTTCGGAAGACCATATTGAAGTTTTTGGGGAAGTAATCGAATATAAGCCGTTTATCTATCTTATGATGAATAAACCAAAAGGGGTTATTTCCGCTACAGAGGATGTTACTGATAAAACGGTTGTCGATTTATTGGCTACTGAACATGCTTTATATGATCCTTTCCCAGTTGGACGATTAGATAAGGATACTACAGGTTTCATGTTGTTAACAAATGATGGGAAACTTGCACACCAGTTAACATCACCTAAGAAAAAAGTGGATAAAACGTATCGTGTACATATTGATGCCCCCTTAACATCAGCAGATGAGGCATCTTTAATAGCTGGAGTTGAATTAGACGATGGATATATAACAAAACCGGCCAAGCTTACATATGGAAATGATAATACAGTGATTTTCTTAACAATAACAGAAGGTAAATTTCATCAAGTGAAAAGAATGTTTCAGGCTCTTGGAAGAAAGGTAATTAACTTAAAGAGAGAAACTATTGGTCCCCTTAAATTAGACCCATCATTATTACTTGGAGAGTATCGTGAATTAACAGACGAAGAGGTGGCAGGTTTGAGAGAACAAAATAAAAGCTAA